The Henckelia pumila isolate YLH828 chromosome 2, ASM3356847v2, whole genome shotgun sequence genome includes a window with the following:
- the LOC140878757 gene encoding uncharacterized protein: protein MFDMTDISSLQTCESCLKGKMTKLPFDGKVERAHDQLDLIHTDVCDPLNIGTKYGHTYFITFTNDYSRYRNANFLEKEFLLDRKGSIVEIEEVQVGHEVGCDPRTFKESISNVDASQSFLNGNIKEEIYLSQPEGFTSKGSEHKGCSLYVDDILLIENDVRMMQSTKVWLSIKLLMKDIGEASYILGIKIYRDRSKRILALIQATYVDTILRKFCME, encoded by the exons ATGTTTGACATGACCGATATAAGCTCTTTACAAACCTGTGAATCTTGTCTTAAAGGAAAAATGACCAAGTTACCATTTGATGGTAAAGTCGAACGTGCTCATGACcaattggatttgatccatacggatgtgtGTGATCCACTTAATATTGGTACTAAGTATGGACAtacttacttcattacctttaccaatgattattcaaggtacaG gaatgccaacTTTCTTGAGAAGgagtttctattggatagaaaggGAAGTATAGTAGAGATTGAAGAGGTTCAA GTTGGACATGaagttggatgtgatccaagaacttTCAAGGAATCTATTTCTAATGTCGATGCATCCCAAt cttttcttaatggcaACATTAAAGAAGAGATTTATTTGTCTCAACCAGAGGGGTTTACTTCCaagggaagtgagcataag GGATGCAgcctttatgttgatgacattctactcattgagAATGATGTAAGAATgatgcaatcaactaaagtttGGTTGTCCATTAAATTATTGATGAAAGATATTGGTGAAGCATCCTATATTCTGGGCATAAAGATCTACAGAGATAGATCAAAAAGGATTTTGGCTTTGATCCAAGCCACCTATGTAGATACCATACTGAGGAAGTTCTGTATGGAatag